Proteins co-encoded in one Kocuria flava genomic window:
- the catC gene encoding muconolactone Delta-isomerase, whose translation MKFLVHMDVNLPVDMPAEQAAELKATEKAYSQELQRSGKWPEIWRVVGEYANWSVFDVETNDELHDLLQNLPLFPYMDITVVPLAKHPSDVK comes from the coding sequence ATGAAGTTCCTGGTCCACATGGACGTCAACCTGCCCGTCGACATGCCCGCCGAGCAGGCGGCCGAGCTCAAGGCCACCGAGAAGGCCTACTCCCAGGAGCTCCAGCGCTCCGGGAAGTGGCCGGAGATCTGGCGGGTCGTCGGCGAGTACGCCAACTGGTCGGTCTTCGACGTCGAGACCAACGATGAGCTCCACGACCTGCTGCAGAACCTGCCGCTGTTCCCCTACATGGACATCACCGTGGTGCCGCTGGCCAAGCACCCCTCCGACGTCAAGTAG
- a CDS encoding mandelate racemase/muconate lactonizing enzyme family protein yields MKIAAVEAIPYTIPYVHPLHFASGAVHEADHVLVRITTDDGIVGTADTPPRPYTYGETQKSIVAVVQDLFAPQLVGLDVLDREKAQAVMARTVHNETAKGAVDIALWDVIGQALGQPVSKLLGGYTDSMRVSHMLGFQPAAELLDLALEFRETYGITTFKLKTGRRPLSLDVEAARVLREGLGEDAEIYMDANRGWSANEAAEVLRRTADLGLQFLEEPDDAREVLGRRRLVERSPIPIAADESAPNLGEAAREILTGGANLLAVKTARTGFTESLKIVGMAEGMGVDVYVGNQIDTQVGTVASVVLGAALAHTSKRAGELSNYLDMADDLLAEPLVIADGRIRVPEVPGVGTAVDEDKLAHYRTDRPARVHA; encoded by the coding sequence ATGAAGATCGCAGCCGTCGAGGCGATCCCGTACACCATCCCCTACGTCCACCCCCTGCACTTCGCCTCGGGCGCGGTGCACGAGGCCGACCACGTGCTGGTGCGCATCACGACCGACGACGGGATCGTCGGCACCGCCGACACCCCGCCGCGGCCCTACACCTACGGGGAGACGCAGAAGTCGATCGTGGCGGTGGTCCAGGACCTCTTCGCCCCCCAGCTGGTGGGCCTCGACGTCCTCGACCGCGAGAAGGCCCAGGCGGTGATGGCCCGCACGGTCCACAACGAGACCGCCAAGGGCGCGGTGGACATCGCCCTGTGGGACGTCATCGGCCAGGCCCTGGGGCAGCCGGTGTCGAAGCTGCTGGGCGGGTACACCGACTCGATGCGCGTCTCCCACATGCTCGGCTTCCAGCCCGCCGCCGAGCTGCTGGACCTGGCCCTCGAGTTCCGCGAGACCTACGGGATCACCACCTTCAAGCTCAAGACCGGCCGCCGCCCGCTGTCCCTGGACGTCGAGGCCGCCCGGGTGCTGCGCGAGGGCCTGGGCGAGGACGCCGAGATCTACATGGACGCCAACCGCGGCTGGTCCGCCAACGAGGCCGCCGAGGTGCTGCGGCGCACCGCCGACCTCGGCCTGCAGTTCCTCGAGGAGCCCGACGACGCCCGCGAGGTCCTCGGCCGGCGCCGGCTCGTGGAGCGCTCCCCGATCCCGATCGCCGCCGACGAGTCCGCCCCCAACCTCGGGGAGGCCGCCCGGGAGATCCTCACCGGCGGGGCGAACCTGCTGGCCGTGAAGACCGCCCGCACCGGCTTCACCGAGTCCCTGAAGATCGTCGGCATGGCCGAGGGCATGGGCGTGGACGTCTACGTCGGCAACCAGATCGACACCCAGGTCGGCACGGTCGCCTCCGTGGTCCTCGGCGCCGCCCTGGCCCACACCTCCAAGCGGGCCGGTGAGCTGTCCAACTACCTCGACATGGCCGACGACCTGCTGGCCGAGCCGCTGGTCATCGCCGACGGCCGGATCCGCGTGCCCGAGGTGCCCGGCGTGGGCACCGCCGTGGACGAGGACAAGCTCGCCCACTACCGCACCGACCGTCCGGCCCGCGTGCACGCCTGA
- a CDS encoding helix-turn-helix transcriptional regulator — translation MSFWPWQDSYVNALVMTDQLDRAEEFLEAFEAVPREREIPSDQARLAWARGRLLAAQGDPDAARERFEDALGRLRGLNRPYLRARISFAFGQSMRRAGKRRLASSVLRTARDLYDTLGAGTYVERCDRELKATGLDPGAVPDPSDPVLAALGGPQVQLTAQEQAVAELVAGGATNKETARALFLAEKTVQYHLTRIYGKLGVRSRSELAARYRDPG, via the coding sequence GTGTCCTTCTGGCCCTGGCAGGACAGCTACGTCAACGCCCTCGTGATGACCGACCAGCTGGACCGGGCCGAGGAGTTCCTGGAGGCGTTCGAGGCGGTCCCGCGCGAGCGGGAGATCCCCTCGGACCAGGCGCGGCTGGCCTGGGCCCGGGGCCGGCTGCTCGCCGCGCAGGGCGACCCGGACGCGGCGCGGGAGCGCTTCGAGGACGCGCTGGGGCGGCTGCGCGGGCTGAACCGGCCCTACCTGCGCGCCCGGATCAGCTTCGCGTTCGGGCAGTCCATGCGCCGGGCCGGCAAGCGCCGCCTGGCGTCGTCGGTCCTGCGCACGGCCCGGGACCTCTACGACACCCTGGGCGCGGGCACCTACGTGGAGCGCTGCGACCGGGAGCTCAAGGCCACGGGCCTGGACCCGGGGGCCGTGCCCGACCCCTCGGACCCGGTGCTCGCCGCGCTGGGCGGTCCGCAGGTCCAGCTGACCGCGCAGGAGCAGGCCGTCGCGGAGCTGGTCGCCGGTGGGGCGACGAACAAGGAGACGGCCCGGGCGCTGTTCCTCGCCGAGAAGACGGTCCAGTACCACCTGACGCGCATCTACGGGAAGCTCGGGGTGCGCTCGCGCAGCGAGCTGGCCGCCCGCTACCGCGACCCCGGCTGA